The genomic region TTCCCAATCTAATTTCATGATATTCAGACTTTGCAGATAGAAAAATGAAAGGAATTCCCGAAGTAACAGGATCAAGTGAAACAGCTTCTAAAACCTCATATCCGCTGGCTTCAGGCATTAGAATATCGCAAATAATAAGGTCTGGCTTGATCTCTTTTGCCGCGGTAATTCCATTTTTACCATGACTTGCCTGGAAAACCCTGAAATTTTCTAATTCTAACATTTCGGCTGTATTTTCTCTTAGAGCCTTATCATCTTCGATAATTAGGATTTTTTTCATCCCTGCCTAATAACTTAATACCTTCTACATTCACTGTTAATGTATTTATAGGACCTGGGGCGAGAAAATCTTTCTAATAAGAAATCAAATTTTATAGTGTATAATTAATCTATCAATAGAAGGATAGACCTCTTGATATCCAATAATTTTGCCTATTAAAATTAAATAAAATCTACAACTTTTGCCTTTATATTTAGAAATCATAAAGTGATGAATATCATATAATCAAAAGTTTTAAAAATTTACCTTGATTGTAAATTGATTGAGATGCAAAAGGTATTTTTTATATGGGTCATTCTTATTTTTTCTTCTTGCGCTGAGAATCCAAAAGAAGCTCAGGAACCGCTCTTAATTAAAGATTCAATCCAAAGGATCGATACAATTTCTACCGGTGAAATTGACTTTGATTTTAGGGAATACAGGTATTTAAAGAACAGCAAGGACTCCCTGTTACAAAGGGAAGACGATCGCCAGGTTCTAGAAGACCTTGTAATCCCTAAATCCTACCTGAAAATTGAGAAGTTTTATATGTTAAGTTTTAAGTATCCGCTTTTAAACGAAAAAATAAATAGCCAATACACCAATTTCAATAGTTACCTACTAAATTCCTTTTTAAACGTTAAGGAAATAGAAGCCGAATTAGAAAATTGCGATACTTCTGCTTTTGGTAAATATCCCGAGATAAGAAGAATTGATTATAAAATTTATAATGCAAATGAGAAATTCATGAGTGTGCTCTTTTACAAAGAAAATTTCTATTCTAAAACTCCCCTCCCCGTCTATAGATTTGAAACCTTAAATTACGACCTGAAAAATTCAGAATTCATGAATTATAATGATCTCTTTCTTCCAAATTCCGAAGAGATTTTGCGCGAGATATTAAATGAAATTCTGGTACAAAAGATCAATTCCGGAGAAATATATTACGATTGCTGGGAAATTTCTGAAGAAGATTTTGAGGATTATAAAAACAACTTTGTACTAATAGACTCCTCTATAGAGTACTACTTTGACGATTGTATTATTTGCCCTTCCTATACCGGGATATTTTCCATAAAGATTCCCCTTGAAAAATTGAACTTTATTTTAAATGAGCTGGCGGTCAATAGAATTTCTTCTGACTTGGAATATCAAGAATAGATTCTTCTCCTAAAAGAATCTTTACGCGGGTAAGAATTTGATTTTCGTTTTTCATCACACCTGATATTTATCATTTATTCAATCATTAGGTCTTCTTAAATTTTATGTCTAAATAGGTGTGTCATGAAAAAAGAAAATTCATCACATTCACTTCTTTTTGAAAAACTTGGTGAACTTTTTTATGCCATCGCGGCAGTAGATAAAAAAGTGCATGAACAGGAGTTTGATGCTCTCAGGCAGTTCGTTACTGGAAAATGGAAGAAATTAGAAAATTCACAAGATCCTTTTGAAACCAATGCAGTTTATCAAATGGAAATTGTATTCAGCTGGTTCGATTACAAAGACAAGGATGCCTGGGAATGTTTTGAGAGTTTCAGACATTTTAAAAAAACACATGAGCATCTATTTACTCAGCAACGCAATGATCTGTTTTTAAAGACGGCCAGCGCCATCGCAAATGCATGTTTCTTTAAATACCAGCAGAGAAAATATCACCAGCATGATGGAAAAATTAGGAAATTCAGGTAAGATGATTAAAATTTCTGAACTGGATGTAAGACTGGGAACGGCTACACCAACCCAGGAGCAGCTGGCAGCTCAGGCAGATATGTACCAGTTTATAATAGATACCTATCACGAATATATTCCAACGGCACAGCAATATGGTATCACGATCTGGAATGTATCAGATAATGCTAATGAACATGAATTCTGGTTGCCAAATGAATCACCTAATTTATGGGATGCCAATTATGAAAGGAAACATGCTTACAAAGGAGTGGCCGATGGTTTGGCCGGTCGTGATGTAAGTGAAGATTTTACGGGAGAATTGGAATATTAAGTTTGGATTATCCAACTCTGCTTTCAAGAAGTACCGGATTAATTTCCGGTACTTTTTTTTTTATAGCTTTGGAAAGTTTCTTTTCTATAAGATTCTAATTTCAATAAAAATTAACCTTCATTGACTTCTTTAGGGAGCTTTCCATAAAAATCTTTGAAGCATTTCGAAAAATATGAAGGAGAAGAGAATCCAACTTTATAACTAATTTCGCTGATAGAAATCTCGGAATTCTCCCTTAATAATTCATTGGCCCTTTCCAGCCTTATCTTTCTAATAAGCTCATTGGCAGTTAAACCGGTTAAAGCCTTTATTTTCCTATAAAGCTGACTCCTGCTCAAATTAAATTCATCTGCCAGTTTTTCTACATTTAAATTCGACTCACGAATATTTAAACGGGTGTAGTTCATGATATCCAGAATAAATTGCTGGTCTAAGGAAGTCGCATTGGGTTCCATTTCAGTATTATTCACATCACCCATATATTTATTGAACAGAAGCGCCCTATTGCTCACTAATTGCTTTAAATGCGAACGTAGGATCTTCAGTTGGAAAGGTTTATTCAGGTACACATCTGCTCCCGCATCAAGGCCTTCCACCCAATCCTCTGTCATCGCTTTTGCGGTAAGCATAAGCACAGGAATATGACTGGTTCTGAGATCTTTTTTAAGCTCGGCACAAAACTCATAACCATCCATTTTAGGCATGATCACATCAGTAATCACCACATCTGGCATATATTTCTTAGCTTTTTCCAGCCCCACTACCCCATCTTCGGCAACCACAATTTTATAATCTGAGGTTAGGGATTCTTTAATATAATTTCTAAGCTCGAGATTATCTTCAACTACCAATAGCGTCTTTTTCAGAGGTTCCGTATCATCCGTTTTACTGCTAGTCTCAGATCCATCTGCCTTGATCTCTACTTTTTCTTCGGTGGCCGGGTTAACTTCAGGAGCTTCCAGGTGTTCTTTATCCATTGGAATCAATATTCTGAATTTGGTACCCACCCCAACTTCACTTTCAACTTCGATTTCACCTTTATGAAGTTCCACGAAACTACGCACTACTTCAAGACCAATCCCGGTGCCGCTGTAATACTGTTCGTTTCTGTCTTTGATCTGGTAGAAACGATCGAAAATATTCTGAATTTCATCAGGATCAATTCCCTTCCCTGTATCTTCAATACTAATTTCCAAACCGGTGACCGGCTTCCCTGGGATCAATTTAAAAAAGTGAGACTTCTTAAAAGCCGCTGTCATCGTAATAATGCCATTATTCCCTGTACTTTTAAAAGCATTGGAAAGAATGTTGAAAATAATCTTTTCTAGTTTTCCCCTGTCGGCATAAATAAGGTTAATTTCCTCCTCTATTTCCAGGGATAATACAATATTTCGTTGCTCTGCCTCTTCTTTAAAATAGTCCTCGATCTCCAACAAGAGTTCTTTTGCGGAGAAAGAAGTGACATTTAGCGGAATTCTGTTCACCTGAAGTTTACGGAAATCCATTAACTCATCAATCAAACGCTTTAATCGGATAGTATTTTTATTGATAACGTTCAATTTCTTATTTACCCGACCTGAAAGAGAATTATCATTCATAATATCCTCCAGCGGACTCATAATTAAAGTCAATGGTGTTCTGAATTCATGAGAAATATTTGTGAAGAACTGAATCTTTTTATCATTTAAAGCTTCTTCCTGTAAATATCTTTCACGTTCCTGTGCGATTGCTCTCCTCGTCTTTATTCGGGAACTAATAACACGGTAGGTTACATATATCAGTAAAAAGAATAATAGAACATATCCTAAAATGGCGATCCTGGTAAACCACCAAGGGGGAAGAACTTTTATATTCAATGAAGTTGGTTCATCATTCCATACCCCATCGCTATTTGCTGCTTTGACGTGGAAAATATAATTACCGGCGGGAAGGTTCGTATAGGTGGCACTCCTCGTATTCTGAACATAATTCCAGGAATCTTCAAAACCTTCCAGGTAATAAGCAAACTGTATCTTCTCTGGCCTGGTGTAATCTATCGCGGCATAATCTATCGTGAAAACCGACTGCTCATGGTTTAGCTGAATTTTATCTGTTTGTGAAAGCACTTTATCCAATGGTGATTGCTCATCGCCAGGATGTACAGGTTGATTAAAGATTTTAAGGTCGCTCAGGTAAACCCGCGGAGTCTTTTCTAAAACTGAAAGATTTTCTGGATGGAAGTAATTAACTCCTTCATATGACCCAAAATATAATTTACCCTCCTCATCCTTATACACCGAATTACTGTTGAAGTCATTGCTTAAAAGACCGTCATTTATAGTGTAGTTCTTAAATTCATTTTCATCCCTGTTCAGCCTGGCGAGGCCATTATTTCCTGCTACCCAGATATTGCCGGCATCATCTTCAATGATCGAGGAGGCCGTAATTTTGTTGAAATTCATTTCAGCATCCATCCAGGTAAATGAATCTGCTTTCATATCGTACCTGCATAAACCATGACCCTCTGTCCCAATCCATAGATTTTTTGAAGAATCTTCATAAATATCCATAACCAGACTATTATAAGGATGATCGGTATTGCTAAAAAACCTGGAAGACATGGATTCCAGGTCATAAGTATTGTTAATCACTCTTAACTTAAACAACCCTGAATTTCCCCCAAACCAGATATTATCCTCACTATCTACATAAACTGTGCGCACATCGCTATAGGTAATGCGCTCTTCCTGAAAAATATATTCATCGTAATCCTTAAATTTTTCAGTTGAAGGATTATAAGAAATGATTCCATTGGAATAAGTGCCGATCCAGATAATACCTTTTGAATCTTCGGAAAAACTTAAAATCCGATTACTCGGTAATCCTACACCTGTAGTCTTTTCAGTATAATTAATAAATTCTTTAGCACTCTCTTTTAGGAAATAAATACCATAATCCCAGGTTCCCACCCAGATGTTCCCTTTTCTATCTTTAAAAATGGTTTGTACATCTGCTGAATTGAGTCCGGTTGCAATACTATTATCAGTATTTAAAAGGTGAATAAATTCTTTTGTACGTGGTTTATAAACGTCTATACCTCCTCCATCCATTGCGATCCATAACCTACCCTGATCATCTTTCAGAATTCCGGTAACCGAGTTTGCCTGTAATGAATTTGAATCATTCGGGATGCTACTAATATCCTGAAACTTATCGTACAGTTTATCGTAAATACCCAAACCGTTATTATAATAGCCAATCCAAATACGCTCCTGGTCGTCTAAAAATAACGACCAGATGGAATTTGACCTTATTCCGTCCTTAGAAAATTTATTACGCAAATAACGGTTAGAGATATTACCGTTGGCATCCAATTCGAACATCCCATCATTCTCTGTACCGCATAGGATGGTGTTTCTTGGAGTGATTTGGAGTGACAGGACCCTTTTACTTGTAATTGGAAAATGCTGTATCACATACCTTCCATTTTCATTCTCGTCAATTTTATAGAGCCCACTGGAAATGGTTCCCAGCCAGAGATCTCCATTTCCATCCAATTCCATTGTTTTTATGGAGGTCTCAATTTTTTCTTTCCCACTGGAAGTCATGAAATTAGCAGGAATAACTTTATTTTCATTTTTATCGAACTCGAACAGACCTTTATCTGTACCTAGAAGAATCTTATCATCAAAAAATGACAGACTATTAATAAGCAGGTTTCTCACTTCATTGATTCCGAATATTTTAATTTTAGAAACTTTGAGGCTCTGTGGATCAACCAGGAAAATTCCATATTGGTGAGTTCCCACTAAAATATTCCCGGCTTCATCTTCGAGCATTGCCTGAACTGAAATATTAGCATTTTCTGATTCGCCAAGTGGAATATGTATGAAATTATCCTGCTCTCGATTATATAAATCCAGCCCGGTCTCTGTACCTACCCACAATCTATTTGCATTGTCTATATAAGTATAATGAACCAGAGAATTACTAAGACTGGTACTATCCCCCTCTACATATTGATAGGAAATAAAATCGACCCCATTAAATTTATTAAGGCCAAGCCCGTTGGTGCCCATCCAAATAAATCCCTGCTCATCTTGAGAAATACTTGCAACTGCCCTCTGTGTGGGTAGATCTTCTAAAGTCTCAAATTGATATGGAGATTCTTTATTCTCCTGAGCAAAGACTAAGCTGTTAATTATAACAGTTAAAGAAAAAAGAAACAGCTTAAATTTGAATGGACTAATCACTTTTAACTCTGAACTTGAATCAGCTTTGAACGTTTTACTTTCAGCGTACAATTGGAATATTTTGTTGGAATATAGGAATACTTTAATTTAAAAGGTCAAAATCCACCCATGCTTTTCTAAAAAAGAAACTTATTTACCCTACAATAATAAACTTCATCAATCTGAATTTCAACTTTTCTATCACTGAAATTATTGTTGAGATAAAAATTTAAGAAGGATTAATTTAAACTCTTCAATGATCAGCATTTAAGGAATTTGGGCCAAACTAGTAAATTGCGTGAAATAAAAAACTCTGGTAATCAAAAGACTACCAGAGTTCAAACTTTTAATAATAAGCTTAAAGTCGGGATGACAGGATTTGAACCTGCGACCCCACGCCCCCCAGGCGTATACGCTACCAGACTGCGCCACATCCCGATTGTGGATTGCAAATTAAACTTCTTTATTTCAATTTTCAAAAATAAAGCTTAACTAAAATGTTCCATAAAGTGATCTGGATGAGCACCGGTTCTGGTGTTGTCATTAAGGGCATCTATCTTACGCATATCATCTAAAGACAATTCAAAATCAAAGACATTTGAATTCTCAATGATCCTCTCCTTATGCACACTTTTTGGAATAGTTGTAACTCCTTTTTGCAGATCCCATCTAAGAACAATTTGAGCCGCAGATTTGCCGTATTTTTCCGCAAGTTCTTTTATAACATCATTCTTGAGGATTTCACCTCTCATTAAGGGAGACCATGCCTGGTAATGAATATTATTCTTTTTACAATAATCTATGAGCTCTTGCTGAATTAATTTGGGATGAAATTCATT from Gramella sp. MT6 harbors:
- a CDS encoding RsiV family protein, with protein sequence MQKVFFIWVILIFSSCAENPKEAQEPLLIKDSIQRIDTISTGEIDFDFREYRYLKNSKDSLLQREDDRQVLEDLVIPKSYLKIEKFYMLSFKYPLLNEKINSQYTNFNSYLLNSFLNVKEIEAELENCDTSAFGKYPEIRRIDYKIYNANEKFMSVLFYKENFYSKTPLPVYRFETLNYDLKNSEFMNYNDLFLPNSEEILREILNEILVQKINSGEIYYDCWEISEEDFEDYKNNFVLIDSSIEYYFDDCIICPSYTGIFSIKIPLEKLNFILNELAVNRISSDLEYQE
- a CDS encoding endo-1,4-beta-xylanase, yielding MEKLGNSGKMIKISELDVRLGTATPTQEQLAAQADMYQFIIDTYHEYIPTAQQYGITIWNVSDNANEHEFWLPNESPNLWDANYERKHAYKGVADGLAGRDVSEDFTGELEY
- a CDS encoding hybrid sensor histidine kinase/response regulator transcription factor encodes the protein MYAESKTFKADSSSELKVISPFKFKLFLFSLTVIINSLVFAQENKESPYQFETLEDLPTQRAVASISQDEQGFIWMGTNGLGLNKFNGVDFISYQYVEGDSTSLSNSLVHYTYIDNANRLWVGTETGLDLYNREQDNFIHIPLGESENANISVQAMLEDEAGNILVGTHQYGIFLVDPQSLKVSKIKIFGINEVRNLLINSLSFFDDKILLGTDKGLFEFDKNENKVIPANFMTSSGKEKIETSIKTMELDGNGDLWLGTISSGLYKIDENENGRYVIQHFPITSKRVLSLQITPRNTILCGTENDGMFELDANGNISNRYLRNKFSKDGIRSNSIWSLFLDDQERIWIGYYNNGLGIYDKLYDKFQDISSIPNDSNSLQANSVTGILKDDQGRLWIAMDGGGIDVYKPRTKEFIHLLNTDNSIATGLNSADVQTIFKDRKGNIWVGTWDYGIYFLKESAKEFINYTEKTTGVGLPSNRILSFSEDSKGIIWIGTYSNGIISYNPSTEKFKDYDEYIFQEERITYSDVRTVYVDSEDNIWFGGNSGLFKLRVINNTYDLESMSSRFFSNTDHPYNSLVMDIYEDSSKNLWIGTEGHGLCRYDMKADSFTWMDAEMNFNKITASSIIEDDAGNIWVAGNNGLARLNRDENEFKNYTINDGLLSNDFNSNSVYKDEEGKLYFGSYEGVNYFHPENLSVLEKTPRVYLSDLKIFNQPVHPGDEQSPLDKVLSQTDKIQLNHEQSVFTIDYAAIDYTRPEKIQFAYYLEGFEDSWNYVQNTRSATYTNLPAGNYIFHVKAANSDGVWNDEPTSLNIKVLPPWWFTRIAILGYVLLFFLLIYVTYRVISSRIKTRRAIAQERERYLQEEALNDKKIQFFTNISHEFRTPLTLIMSPLEDIMNDNSLSGRVNKKLNVINKNTIRLKRLIDELMDFRKLQVNRIPLNVTSFSAKELLLEIEDYFKEEAEQRNIVLSLEIEEEINLIYADRGKLEKIIFNILSNAFKSTGNNGIITMTAAFKKSHFFKLIPGKPVTGLEISIEDTGKGIDPDEIQNIFDRFYQIKDRNEQYYSGTGIGLEVVRSFVELHKGEIEVESEVGVGTKFRILIPMDKEHLEAPEVNPATEEKVEIKADGSETSSKTDDTEPLKKTLLVVEDNLELRNYIKESLTSDYKIVVAEDGVVGLEKAKKYMPDVVITDVIMPKMDGYEFCAELKKDLRTSHIPVLMLTAKAMTEDWVEGLDAGADVYLNKPFQLKILRSHLKQLVSNRALLFNKYMGDVNNTEMEPNATSLDQQFILDIMNYTRLNIRESNLNVEKLADEFNLSRSQLYRKIKALTGLTANELIRKIRLERANELLRENSEISISEISYKVGFSSPSYFSKCFKDFYGKLPKEVNEG